A window of the Planococcus citri chromosome 4, ihPlaCitr1.1, whole genome shotgun sequence genome harbors these coding sequences:
- the LOC135844075 gene encoding fibroblast growth factor receptor homolog 1-like — protein sequence MHNNLELIKTSIKKLFFQVNSNSQTYNGTECEVENSTLFTCLSPPIPETDSHSIDAENPQVFNYRLMASLNGMNAGKPLLIKSSKFFLYPNPVFEHYSVTEVDEYIRFVIKGRNIDNVCQMDDFVVKVGDENCTVFIVSRSNLTCQVQKSALKYNYSKNATELDFLIAYGNVTVQIGNNSELVVPHINAVPTASTGKGSDWIIYGVCFGALIFIVIVFILIKLLIAYRKKSSESLKNSREMQQQINKMGMDQIAMRQCIKKIVVEKKINVEGSLGNILKLPNITIECTPVPETDVETSPEMEFSLPLDTKWEFPREKLVLGKFLGEGEFGRVVQSEASDIIDENITTTVAVKMLKVKHSDEDMIDLVSEMEIMKLIGMHPNVLRLLGCCTQNGPLLIITEYAVHGNLHSFLHKHVASENFETAPSKLSQRTLVTFGLQVARGMEYLSSMKCVHRDLAARNILVSDNQILKIADFGLVRDIENKVYCRKKSCGRLPVKWMAPEALLHKLYTVQSDVWSYGILLWEIMTLGGSPYPTFTNMKKLLQDLHSGYRMEKPPDCSTEMYSIMHQCWNYSPEDRPSFSVIVENLEEILLQSSGDDEILEEPDLYESSSIDHECSDDNEALEGDHLLSITPQ from the exons ATGCACAATAATTTGGAGTTGATCAAGAcatcgattaaaaaattgttttttcaagtaaacaGCAACAGTCAAACTTACAATGGTACAGAATGTGAagtagaaaattcaactttgtttACCTGTTTATCGCCTCCTATTCCAGAAACTGACAGCCATTCGATAGATGCGGAAAATCCTCAAGTATTCAACTACAGACTTATGGCATCACTCAACGGTATGAATGCTGGAAAGCCTTTATTAATCAAGTCgtccaagttttttttgtacCCAAACCCAGTTTTTGAGCATTATTCCGTCACCGAAGTTGATGAATACATTCGTTTTGTTATTAAAGGACGAAATATCGATAATGTTTGCCAAATGGATGATTTCGTAGTGAAGGTGGGAGATGAAAATTGCACAGTATTTATAGTATCTCGAAGTAACCTGACTTGTCAGGTGCAAAAATCTGCACTGAAGTacaattattcgaaaaatgcCACCGAACTAGATTTTTTAATCGCCTATGGAAATGTTACTGTGCAAATTGGGAACAATTCAGAGCTGGTTGTACCCCATATTAACGCAGTTCCCACTGCCAGTACTGGAAAGGGGTCCGATTGGATAATCTATGGTGTATGCTTCGGTGCTCTCATTTTTATTGTAATCGTCTTCATATTGATAAAACTACTGATCGCATATCGAAAAAAGTCCTctgaaagcttgaaaaattcgAGAGAAATGCAGCAACAAATTAACAAGATGGGCATGGACCAGATAGCGATGAGACAATGTATAAAGAAGATAGttgtggagaaaaaaatcaacgtggAAGGAAGTTTAGGAAACATATtg AAATTGCCGAATATTACGATTGAGTGCACGCCTGTTCCTGAAACTGATGTAGAAACTTCACCAGAGATGGAATTTTCTCTACCATTAGATACCAAATGGGAATTTCCAAGGGAAAAATtggttttgggaaaatttctaGGTGAAGGAGAATTCGGAAGAGTTGTTCAAAGTGAAGCATCGGACATCATAGATGAGAATATAACCACGACTGTGGctgttaaaatgttgaaag tAAAACATTCGGATGAAGATATGATTGATTTAGTATCAGAGATGGAAATCATGAAACTGATTGGAATGCACCCCAATGTTTTACGTTTACTCGGATGCTGCACTCAAAATGGCCCTTTGCTGATCATCACTGAATATGCAGTTCATGGGAACCTACATAGCTTTCTTCACAAACATGttgcttctgaaaattttgaaacagcaCCAAGCAAGCTATCTCAAAGGACTTTGGTTACATTTGGTCTACAAGTTGCACGGGGGATGGAATACTTGTCTTCTATGAAA tgtGTGCATCGAGATCTTGCGGCGAGAAATATTTTAGTATCGGATaaccagattttgaaaatagctgaCTTCGGTTTAGTCAGAGATATTGAAAACAAAGTttactgcagaaaaaaatcatgtggcAGACTACCAGTAAAATGGATGGCACCAGAGGCATTGCTTCATAAGCTATATACAGTTCAATCCGATGT GTGGTCTTATGGCATATTGCTATGGGAGATTATGACTTTGGGTGGCTCTCCTTACCCCACATTCACTAACATGAAGAAATTGTTGCAAGATTTACATTCTGGATATCGCATGGAGAAGCCTCCAGATTGCTCTACGGAAAT GTACAGCATTATGCATCAATGTTGGAATTACTCGCCTGAAGATAGACCATCATTTTCAgtgattgttgaaaatttggaggaaATATTGCTGCAGAGTAGCGGCGATGATGaa ATTTTGGAGGAACCTGATTTATACGAGTCAAGTAGTATTGACCATGAGTGCAGCGATGATAATGAAGCTTTGGAAGGTGACCATTTATTATCTATTACACcacaataa
- the LOC135844074 gene encoding plexin-A4-like, with protein MVNSQIPLRMYHFYDASYASWLVLILCLLQQNVANSQTEGDKDTKIFLKKQDTTKFNHLVVDEDQGFVFIGAVDLLYQLSSDLELVANWTVDNSSLKCDDLEDVSNGVKKSIANYNKILLLDYTHSQLISCWSTCYGLCKIYTFGNPLREMGNATKPMVLSRDENASTVAFLGQQNSGGTILYIGVTITTSQSKVPAMSKIEQRPNTEYLHIADSITLGDAYQGKYIINYIYGFKSGDFIYFLTTQMSSTQTSLYISKLVRTYQKASFNQSYIEIPIECFNEKGRKYNLARAAFVGKPGSELADSLGTTPHHDVLFGIFAQSEKQTAGYESSKPSNRSAMCIYSLKEIDEKFDQNIKRCANGAGNRGLEFIIPPHQKCKSTSIGSAYKNAPLEGNSLVKTNASSTFDTLVTAVHAQSYADDLTAVFVGTNTGHVKQIVMENKSNAYECKDIAIDEGFAINSDLHFDPKTNNLYIMTEKKLTKIKVAPSIYSFKPTLGFLGDIINVTILVNNYLACSINNTQHSITVAGMPCTAYLPLHSAEIVCIVDSGSINLAEPNEYEGPIEIQVHGINSKSEQNFSIIDPKIESINPLRGSFYGGNKLIINPIKVKNTYTHTYADFWTNRAFTHTDRVHLRMRKRIIIPKIGIRMRTHAYPHFFL; from the coding sequence ATGGTGAATTCGCAGATCCCTCTTCGCATGTACCATTTTTATGATGCGTCTTATGCGAGTTGGTTAGTTCTCATATTGTGTTTACTACAACAAAATGTGGCAAATTCGCAAACCGAAGGCGACAAAGatactaaaatatttttgaaaaaacaggacACCACAAAGTTCAATCATTTAGTGGTGGATGAAGATCAAGGATTTGTGTTTATTGGAGCAGTAGATCTTCTCTACCAGTTAAGCTCTGATTTAGAATTGGTTGCCAATTGGACGGTGGATAACTCTTCCCTGAAATGCGATGATTTAGAAGATGTATCAAACggagtgaaaaaatcaattgctaattacaataaaattctTCTTCTGGATTATACTCATTCTCAATTAATATCGTGCTGGAGCACGTGTTATGGTTTATGCAAAATATACACCTTTGGAAATCCATTACGAGAAATGGGTAATGCCACTAAACCGATGGTACTATCTCGAGATGAGAACGCTTCAACTGTTGCATTCTTAGGTCAACAAAATTCgggaggtacaattttgtacatTGGAGTTACTATTACAACTAGTCAATCAAAGGTTCCAGCCATGTCTAAAATAGAACAGCGCCCAAACACTGAATATCTTCATATCGCTGATAGTATCACTCTTGGAGATGCCTATCAAGGAAAGTATATTATTAACTACATATACGGTTTCAAGTCGGgcgattttatttattttttgaccacTCAAATGAGTTCTACACAGACCTCGTTGTACATATCGAAATTAGTAAGGACCTATCAAAAAGCTTCCTTTAATCAAAGCTACATAGAGATTCCGATCGAATGCTTCAatgaaaaaggaagaaaatataACCTAGCCCGAGCTGCATTCGTTGGAAAACCAGGTTCGGAATTGGCAGATTCGCTAGGTACAACTCCACATCACGATgttttgtttggaatttttgctcaaaGCGAAAAGCAAACTGCGGGTTATGAATCGAGTAAACCAAGTAATAGAAGCGCAATGTGCATATATTCGCTGAAAGAAATAGACGAGAAGTTCGATCAAAATATCAAACGTTGCGCCAATGGAGCGGGGAACCGGGGACTGGAATTCATAATCCCACCACATCAAAAATGTAAGAGTACGTCCATTGGTTCGGCATACAAAAATGCACCTCTCGAAGGTAACTCTTTAGTAAAGACGAATGCTTCCAGTACATTTGATACGCTTGTGACCGCTGTACATGCACAATCATATGCAGACGATCTTACAGCTGTGTTTGTGGGTACAAATACTGGGCATGTAAAGCAAATAGTGATGGAAAACAAATCTAATGCATACGAATGCAAGGATATTGCTATTGATGAAGGATTTGCAATAAACTCAGATTTACATTTTGACCCGAAAACGAATAATTTGTACATTATGACTGAGAAAAAGCTGACCAAGATTAAGGTAGCTCCATCAATATACTCATTCAAACCAACGTTAGGGTTCTTAGGGGATATCATCAATGTTACCATTCTAGTTAATAATTATTTGGCTTGTTCAATCAACAATACCCAACATAGCATTACAGTTGCCGGAATGCCTTGTACCGCATATCTACCTCTGCATTCTGCAGAAATAGTTTGCATCGTTGATAGTGGCAGTATAAATTTAGCAGAACCTAATGAATACGAAGGTCCAATTGAAATTCAAGTGCATGGCATCAACAGTAAATCCGAAcagaatttcagcattattgatccaaaaattgagaGCATTAATCCATTAAGAGGCTCTTTCTATGGAGGTAACAAACTGATCATTAACCCtatcaaagtaaaaaatacGTATACGCATACGTATGCCGATTTTTGGACTAATCGTGCGTTTACGCATACGGATAGAGTACATTTACGAATGCGTAAACGcataattattccaaaaatcgGCATACGTATGCGTACGCATGCGTATCCGCACTTTTTTCTTTGA